One part of the Sesamum indicum cultivar Zhongzhi No. 13 linkage group LG14, S_indicum_v1.0, whole genome shotgun sequence genome encodes these proteins:
- the LOC105176942 gene encoding TPR repeat-containing thioredoxin TTL1 — protein MSLHSGKTMSEQGLETLSHRLRNTLTCDEEDSEINVNKPDFRELDLGSPVSPLRTRNGSGQAATTTSSSSSSSGSVSGRTLPGPNPNIPRKSDTNPKSHSGELSVESSPSPARNFKPGHTRSHSCGSNQLFFSGSGSVNSPSPNVIPTGNICPSGRVLKTGMASRSTKPDVLGSGSGNYGHGSIIRGGPVSKPGPDSGPTNYSRGLMVGGDPGKRMVSCSSNDPEELKRMGNDNYKKGHFAEALTLYEKAIAISPSNAAYHCNRAAALMVLKRLGEAVRECEEAIRLDPGYVRAHHRLGALLLSLGQVENARKHICFSGHQPDPVELQKLQSVEKHLNKCADARRVGDWKSTLREVDAAIVCGADASPQLCACRAEALLKLHQQDDAFLALSNIPKSVPSASTHSLAKIFGMLSDAYVFFVRTQVELSRGRFDSALTAIEKAGQIDPHNVEISILLNNVRLVCRARARGNDLFKSERFTEACSAYGEGLRLDPTNSVLYCNRAACWYKLGQWEKSVDDCNQALRIQPNYIKALLRRAASNSKLERWSEAVRDYEVLRRELPDDNEVAESLFHAQIALRKSRGEEVHNMKFGGDVESVSGLEQFRAAISSSGASVVHFKASSNAQCKQISPFLDTLCSRYPSINFLKVDIDESPAIAHAENVRIVPTFKIYRNGSRVKEMVCPSQEVLESSVRHYSI, from the exons ATGTCGCTGCATTCTGGGAAAACTATGTCAGAACAAGGGCTGGAAACGCTCTCTCATCGATTGCGAAACACGTTGACTTGTGATGAAGAAGACAGCGAGATTAACGTTAACAAGCCGGATTTCCGGGAACTCGATCTGGGTTCGCCCGTTTCGCCGCTCCGAACCCGAAACGGTAGTGGGCAAGCTGCTACCACCACTAGTAGCAGTTCCAGTTCATCCGGATCGGTTTCGGGCCGGACATTGCCCGGGCCTAACCCGAATATCCCGAGAAAGTCCGATACCAACCCCAAAAGCCACTCGGGGGAGCTTTCTGTGGAGAGTTCTCCTTCACCAGCCCGGAACTTCAAGCCGGGTCATACCCGGTCTCATTCATGTGGGTCCAACCAGCTGTTTTTCTCTGGTTCGGGGTCCGTCAACTCCCCGTCCCCAAATGTAATCCCCACCGGAAACATTTGCCCCTCCGGCAGGGTCTTGAAGACCGGCATGGCGAGTCGGTCGACGAAACCCGATGTTCTGGGGTCCGGTTCTGGGAATTACGGTCATGGCAGCATAATCCGGGGTGGTCCTGTTTCTAAACCGGGTCCTGACAGCGGACCGACGAATTACTCGAGAGGGCTAATGGTTGGCGGGGATCCGGGAAAGAGGATGGTATCCTGCAGTAGTAATGATCCGGAGGAGTTGAAGAGAATGGGGAATGATAATTACAAGAAGGGTCATTTTGCTGAGGCGCTGACCCTTTATGAGAAGGCAATTGCGATATCGCCAAGCAATGCTGCGTACCATTGCAATCGGGCTGCGGCGTTGATGGTGCTGAAGCGGTTGGGTGAAGCGGTGAGGGAATGTGAGGAGGCTATTAGGTTGGATCCGGGTTATGTGAGGGCACACCATCGATTGGGAGCTTTGCTTCTTAG TTTAGGACAGGTTGAGAATGCCAGGAAGCACATTTGTTTTTCAGGGCACCAACCGGATCCCGTCGAGTTGCAGAAGTTGCAGTCAGTCGAGAAGCATCTGAACAAGTGTGCTGATGCTCGGAGAGTTGGTGATTGGAAAAGCACATTGAGGGAAGTTGATGCTGCCATTGTTTGTGGAGCTGATGCTTCGCCTCAG cTATGTGCATGTAGGGCTGAAGCTCTATTGAAGCTCCACCAACAAGATGATGCTTTCTTAGCTTTGTCTAACATCCCTAAATCTGTGCCGTCTGCCAGTACCCATTCCCTGGCCAAGATTTTTGGGATGCTTTCAGATGCATATGTGTTCTTTGTTAGAACCCAGGTTGAATTGTCCAGGGGAAG GTTCGACAGTGCACTTACAGCCATTGAGAAAGCTGGACAGATAGACCCCCATAATGTTGAAATCTCAATTCTACTTAACAACGTGAGGTTGGTTTGTCGAGCGCGTGCGCGGGGGAATGATTTATTCAAGTCGGAAAGGTTCACCGAGGCCTGCTCGGCTTATGGAGAAGGTCTTAGACTCGATCCGACAAATTCTGTTCTCTACTGCAATAGAGCAGCTTGTTGGTATAAGCTTGGTCAGTGGGAAAAGTCAGTTGATGATTGCAACCAAGCTCTCCGTATCCAGCCAAACTACATTAAAGCCCTACTGCGACGGGCCGCCTCAAACAGCAAG CTTGAACGCTGGAGCGAAGCTGTGAGAGACTATGAGGTTTTGAGAAGAGAGCTCCCAGACGACAATGAGGTCGCTGAATCTCTATTCCATGCACAAATCGCCCTGAGGAAATCACGTGGAGAAGAGGTGCACAACATGAAATTCGGCGGTGATGTGGAGTCCGTTTCTGGTCTTGAGCAGTTCCGAGCCGCAATCTCCTCATCTG GTGCCTCTGTCGTCCATTTCAAAGCAAGTTCCAACGCGCAATGCAAACAGATATCTCCATTCTTGGACACACTATGCTCCCGATATCCATCCATTAATTTCCTCAAG GTGGATATCGACGAGAGCCCAGCAATCGCTCACGCCGAAAATGTCAGAATAGTACCAACATTCAAGATATACAGAAACGGCAGCCGAGTGAAGGAAATGGTCTGCCCGAGTCAAGAGGTATTGGAGTCGTCGGTGAGGCATTACAGCATTTAG
- the LOC105176943 gene encoding probable beta-1,3-galactosyltransferase 13, whose product MPSSPKLFYARPSSYSRRSTFLILCSLIGLSGFIFGFVGLSRRGFGYDCKNGKPLSVSVTWDKSSTGSTSSGGGVSDEGQKRHKVMGFVGIQTGFGSAGRRRALRQTWFPSDHQGLQRLEESTGLVFRFVIGRTKDASKMSELRKEVAEYDDFLLLDIEEEYSKLPYKTLAFFKAAYALYDCDFYVKADDDIYLRPDRLSLLLAKERPHSQTYLGCMKKGPVFTDPKLKWYEPLSNLLGKEYFLHAYGPIYALSADVVASLVALRNNSFRMFSNEDVTIGSWMLAMNVDHEDSKQLCEADCTPSSIAVWDIPKCSGLCNPEKKMLELHSRDICSKSSTLPSDED is encoded by the exons ATGCCGTCGTCCCCCAAGTTGTTCTACGCTCGTCCATCTTCCTATAGCCGCAGATCGACGTTTCTGATCCTTTGTTCGCTCATCGGGCTTTCGGGCTTCATCTTCGGGTTTGTCGGGCTTTCAAGGCGGGGCTTCGGGTATGACTGTAAAAATGGTAAACCCTTATCAGTGTCTGTGACCTGGGACAAGTCTTCTACTGGTAGTACGAGCAGTGGTGGCGGCGTCTCAGATGAGGGGCAGAAGCGTCATAAAGTGATGGGATTTGTGGGCATTCAAACCGGGTTTGGTTCGGCCGGCCGCCGCCGGGCCTTGCGGCAGACTTGGTTTCCCTCTGATCACCAGGGGCTTCAACG GTTAGAAGAGAGCACCGGTTTGGTTTTTAGATTTGTAATCGGTAGAACCAAAGATGCATCAAAGATGTCGGAGCTCAGGAAGGAGGTAGCGGAGTATGATGATTTCCTGCTTCTAGATATTGAAGAGGAGTACAGTAAGCTCCCATACAAAAC CTTAGCTTTCTTCAAAGCTGCCTATGCTCTTTATGATTGTGATTTCTATGTCAAAGCTGATGATGACATATATTTACGACCAG ATCGGCTTTCCTTGCTTCTTGCTAAGGAGCGTCCTCATTCTCAAACGTACCTCGGGTGCATGAAGAAAGGTCCTGTGTTTACTGATCCAAAGCTGAAATG GTATGAACCCTTGTCAAATTTGCTTGGAAAAGAGTACTTTCTTCACGCTTATGGTCCAATTTATGCTCTTTCTGCAGATGTTGTTGCAAGCTTGGTTGCATTAAGAAATAACAG TTTCCGAATGTTTAGCAATGAGGATGTCACCATTGGTTCATGGATGCTTGCAATGAATGTTGATCACGAGGACAGTAAGCAACTATGTGAAGCAGACTGTACCCCCTCATCTATCGCTGTTTGGGATATTCCCAAGTGCTCAG GACTCTGCAATCCTGAGAAGAAGATGTTGGAGCTTCACAGCAGAGACATTTGTTCGAAAAGCTCAACCCTTCCATCCGATGAAGATTGA
- the LOC105176944 gene encoding increased DNA methylation 1 isoform X1: MVEPPPMLFTREFEDLHDDGFEGSLDEQRIFAEIFFGSEGSRKKGCIVPKATIVDCDYIKQTDMSLCSNSGKSSLTSEDDYAKEDVAVKHPLEIDRTSSLKNIHEVKLSVGDIPSARPDLGDAFIGSTPSGVISGMCEENSDSACHLLTYRVVESSGQGVTSSSYQLKPLVSLDKVCEIGRDSSKNKVSSLDQNDQKEVGNKAVTSPVSQESYASKLMVIDPPVSVANKLGTHRPAKPKWKDSCFLKLDEDELAMPKDIKNDPRPLLRYHINRLLRAAGWVIGRRKRNSKYNGIGEYVYKSPGGRPIREFHRAWCMCGESLLTDASYFVQTSDCMQWADMTELWTDLSRTIKEIEDKLDLLDSTSAMSHLWCLLDPFANVVFIEKTIRLLKEGIAVKAKKSSVFPSDAGSAAKYQKISSSERSLLNSSSVQDWEYGGTNQIDVRLFDVPISSGAPQLLGGVETAFPHQDCSTSSQSFDRDKNEGSGFFSYTRKAHKKSRKISEMRLAGNHFGETANCLRGEISSARCGSKKSKSCGLNDDDLLISAIIKTKTCKTTKKWSTRKSKPLRKRKNPKGSCRLLPRSLKKGAKHIMEGKWSAFGSRTVLSWLIHSGVVSVNEVIQYRNLKDDAVIKDGLVTRDGILCKCCNKVLSISEFKNHAGFRSNRPCVNLFMESGKPFTLCQLEAWSAEYKARKVVPQTDQVDEIDQNDDSCGRCGDVGELICCDNCPSAFHQTCLFEQELPEGNWYCPQCRCQICGDAVNDKETSQLHGALKCSQCEHKYHETCMHQKGMKVWFASDTWFCEDSCHKVYAGLQSRIGLKNLLSDGFSWTLLQCIPGDQKVHSAPRVVALRAECNSKLAVAITIMEECFLPMVDIKTGIDMIPQVIYNWGSQFARLNYNGFYTVILEKDDVVLSVASIRIHGVTVAELPLVATCSKNRRQGMCRRLINSIEEMLKSLKVEKLVISAIPTLVETWTDGFGFQPLEEDEKRSLSKINLMVFPGAVWLKKPLYENHTVQEISGELFSVDFEMGAYERGPTTEHAQLSDDYLRVQENNVEEGIHDGYLTNPQYCCEGNIIGIPQNHPPKLSLDEQDPPPPNSNPSIKETSTITPNTHGEPANVGSNKEKDSDILTNQPSKLDEEECRLLSDYNNSFVEEANLVRETSYENTENMQSIDKQNSVVFLNELSDCGFLQYPVSNVSPAELVYVPPGDQLDVVCGAEADGMHAEMPRQICVHVEKNALEPEDEK; the protein is encoded by the exons ATGGTTGAGCCCCCGCCAATGCTATTTACCAGAGAATTTGAGGATTTGCATGATGATGGTTTCGAGGGATCTCTGGATGAGCAAAGAATTTTTGCCGAGATTTTCTTCGGAAGTGAGGGTAGTAGAAAGAAAGGATGTATTGTTCCCAAAGCTACTATTGTGGATTGTGACTATATTAAGCAAACAGACATGTCTCTTTGCTCAAACAGTGGCAAGTCATCATTAACAAGTGAAGATGATTATGCAAAAGAGGATGTTGCGGTAAAGCACCCATTAGAAATAGACCGCACATCATCATTGAAAAACATCCATGAGGTGAAATTATCAGTTGGAGATATACCATCTGCGAGACCTGATTTAGGGGATGCCTTTATTGGGTCAACTCCATCAGGAGTTATTTCTGGAATGTGTGAAGAAAATTCTGATTCTGCTTGTCACCTTTTAACATATCGTGTAGTTGAATCATCGGGCCAAGGCGTTACGTCTAGTAGCTATCAGCTAAAGCCACTTGTCTCTCTGGACAAAGTATGTGAAATTGGTAGGGATAGCTCTAAGAATAAAGTATCTAGCTTAGATCAAAATGACCAGAAGGAAGTAGGAAATAAAGCTGTTACTTCTCCTGTTTCTCAAGAGAGCTATGCAAGCAAGCTTATGGTTATTGATCCACCTGTCTCTGTTGCAAACAAGTTGGGAACTCATCGACCAGCTAAGCCTAAATGGAAGGATTCCTGCTTTCTGAAACTGGACGAAGATGAACTAGCAATGCCAAaggatataaaaaatgatccTCGCCCTCTTCTTCGGTATCACATCAATCGCTTACTTCGAGCAGCTGGATGGGTGATTGGAAGGCGTAAAAGAAACAGTAAATATAATGGGATTGGGGAATATGTTTATAAGTCCCCAGGAGGAAGACCAATTCGTGAATTTCATAGGGCTTGGTGTATGTGTGGTGAAAGTTTGTTGACTGATGCCTCTTACTTTGTGCAGACAAGTGACTGTATGCAGTGGGCTGACATGACTGAGTTGTGGACTGACTTATCTCGTACAATTAAAGAGATTGAAGATAAACTGGATCTTTTAGACTCTACTTCTGCTATGTCTCATTTGTGGTGCCTCCTGGATCCTTTTGCAAATGTAGTTTTCATTGAAAAGACAATTCGCTTACTGAAAGAAGGAATTGCAGtaaaagcaaagaaaagtTCAGTGTTTCCATCAGATGCCGGGTCTGCTGCGAAATATCAGAAAATCTCCAGCTCAGAAAGAAGCCTTCTTAATTCAAGTTCTGTGCAAGATTGGGAATATGGTGGCACTAATCAGATTGATGTTCGTCTGTTTGATGTTCCGATCAGTTCTGGAGCACCTCAGTTGCTTGGAGGAGTTGAGACTGCTTTCCCCCACCAAGATTGCAGTACAAGTTCCCAAAGTTTTGACCGAGATAAAAATGAGGGAAGTGGTTTTTTTAGCTATACTAGGAAGGCTCATAAAAAATCTCGAAAGATATCTGAAATGAGATTGGCTGGAAATCATTTTGGTGAAACAGCCAATTGCCTTAGAGGTGAAATAAGTAGTGCTAGATGTGGATCTAAGAAGTCAAAGTCATGTGGCCTTAATGATGATGATCTCTTAATTTCTGCCATTATAAAGACGAAAACATGCAAAACCACCAAGAAATGGTCTACCCGCAAGTCCAAACCTCTGAGGAAACGCAAGAATCCCAAAGGCAGCTGCAGGTTGCTTCCAAGGAGCCTTAAGAAGGGTGCAAAGCATATCATGGAAGGAAAGTGGTCTGCCTTTGGATCAAGAACAGTGTTATCATGGTTAATTCACTCTGGTGTTGTCTCTGTAAATGAAGTAATACAGTACCGGAATCTAAAAGATGATGCTGTGATAAAAGATGGTTTAGTTACCAGGGATGGAATATTATGCAAGTGCTGCAACAAGGTGCTTTCCATCTCTGAGTTCAAGAATCATGCTGGTTTCAGGTCAAATCGTCCTTGCGTGAATCTTTTCATGGAGTCTGGTAAGCCATTCACCTTATGCCAGCTTGAGGCATGGTCAGCTGAATACAAGGCAAGAAAAGTAGTCCCTCAAACTGATCAAGTTGATGAGATTGATCAAAATGATGACAGTTGTGGACGCTGTGGTGATGTTGGTGAATTGATATGTTGTGATAACTGTCCATCTGCATTTCATCAGACATGCTTGTTTGAACAG GAACTGCCTGAAGGAAACTGGTATTGTCCACAATGCCGTTGCCAAATTTGCGGGGATGCAGTCAATGATAAAGAAACTTCACAATTGCATGGGGCTCTGAAATGCTCTCAGTGCGagcataaat ATCATGAAACATGCATGCACCAGAAGGGTATGAAAGTTTGGTTCGCCTCCGATACCTGGTTTTGTGAAGATAGCTGTCACAAG GTTTACGCAGGTTTACAGTCTCGCATCGGATTGAAAAATCTTCTCTCAGATGGCTTCTCTTGGACTCTTCTGCAGTGCATTCCTGGTGATCAGAAGGTTCATTCTGCTCCTCGTGTTGTTGCTTTGAGGGCAGAATGCAACTCAAAATTAGCTGTTGCGATCACGATAATGGAGGAATGTTTTCTTCCAATGGTTGATATAAAAACTGGCATAGACATGATACCTCAAGTAATATACAACTGGGG ATCACAATTTGCACGTCTGAACTATAATGGCTTTTATACTGTGATTTTGGAGAAAGATGATGTTGTCCTGTCTGTAGCATCCATCAG AATCCATGGGGTCACAGTTGCAGAGTTGCCTCTAGTTGCAACTTGCAGCAAGAACCGTCGCCAGGGAATGTGCCGCCGCCTTATCAATTCTATCGAAGAG ATGCTAAAATCTTTGAAAGTTGAGAAACTCGTTATATCAGCAATTCCCACTTTAGTGGAGACATGGACAGATGGGTTTGGCTTCCAACCCTTGGAAGAGGATGAGAAGCGAAGCCTTAGTAAAATTAACCTAATGGTGTTTCCTGGAGCAGTATGGCTGAAGAAGCCATTGTATGAAAACCATACCGTGCAGGAAATAAGTGGTGAGCTTTTCTCTGTTGATTTTG AAATGGGAGCTTATGAAAGAGGTCCAACCACAGAACATGCACAACTTTCTGATGATTACTTGCGTGTACAAGAAAACAATGTCGAGGAAGGAATACATGATGGTTACCTGACGAACCCACAATATTGCTGTGAAGGAAATATCATTGGGATTCCGCAAAATCATCCCCCTAAGCTCTCACTTGATGAACAAGATCCACCACCACCCAACTCTAATCCCTCTATCAAAGAAACCAGTACCATAACACCAAACACACATGGTGAACCAGCAAATGTGGGATCTAACAAGGAGAAAGACTCCGACATCTTGACAAATCAGCCATCCAAACTGGATGAAGAGGAATGTCGACTACTATCAGATTATAACAACTCATTTGTCGAAGAAGCAAATCTTGTCAGAGAGACAAGCTATGAGAACACAGAGAACATGCAATCTATAGATAAGCAAAACTCAGTCGTTTTCCTTAATGAATTATCAGATTGTGGCTTTTTGCAGTATCCAGTGTCAAACGTTTCGCCTGCGGAACTGGTTTACGTTCCACCAGGTGACCAACTTGATGTAGTTTGTGGTGCAGAGGCCGATGGGATGCATGCGGAAATGCCGAGGCAAATATGTGTACATGTAGAGAAAAATGCATTAGAACCTGAGgatgaaaagtga
- the LOC105176944 gene encoding increased DNA methylation 1 isoform X2 has translation MVEPPPMLFTREFEDLHDDGFEGSLDEQRIFAEIFFGSEGSRKKGCIVPKATIVDCDYIKQTDMSLCSNSGKSSLTSEDDYAKEDVAVKHPLEIDRTSSLKNIHEVKLSVGDIPSARPDLGDAFIGSTPSGVISGMCEENSDSACHLLTYRVVESSGQGVTSSSYQLKPLVSLDKVCEIGRDSSKNKVSSLDQNDQKEVGNKAVTSPVSQESYASKLMVIDPPVSVANKLGTHRPAKPKWKDSCFLKLDEDELAMPKDIKNDPRPLLRYHINRLLRAAGWVIGRRKRNSKYNGIGEYVYKSPGGRPIREFHRAWCMCGESLLTDASYFVQTSDCMQWADMTELWTDLSRTIKEIEDKLDLLDSTSAMSHLWCLLDPFANVVFIEKTIRLLKEGIAVKAKKSSVFPSDAGSAAKYQKISSSERSLLNSSSVQDWEYGGTNQIDVRLFDVPISSGAPQLLGGVETAFPHQDCSTSSQSFDRDKNEGSGFFSYTRKAHKKSRKISEMRLAGNHFGETANCLRGEISSARCGSKKSKSCGLNDDDLLISAIIKTKTCKTTKKWSTRKSKPLRKRKNPKGSCRLLPRSLKKGAKHIMEGKWSAFGSRTVLSWLIHSGVVSVNEVIQYRNLKDDAVIKDGLVTRDGILCKCCNKVLSISEFKNHAGFRSNRPCVNLFMESGKPFTLCQLEAWSAEYKARKVVPQTDQVDEIDQNDDSCGRCGDVGELICCDNCPSAFHQTCLFEQELPEGNWYCPQCRCQICGDAVNDKETSQLHGALKCSQCEHKYHETCMHQKGMKVWFASDTWFCEDSCHKVYAGLQSRIGLKNLLSDGFSWTLLQCIPGDQKVHSAPRVVALRAECNSKLAVAITIMEECFLPMVDIKTGIDMIPQVIYNWGSQFARLNYNGFYTVILEKDDVVLSVASIRIHGVTVAELPLVATCSKNRRQGMCRRLINSIEEMLKSLKVEKLVISAIPTLVETWTDGFGFQPLEEDEKRSLSKINLMVFPGAVWLKKPLYENHTVQEISEMGAYERGPTTEHAQLSDDYLRVQENNVEEGIHDGYLTNPQYCCEGNIIGIPQNHPPKLSLDEQDPPPPNSNPSIKETSTITPNTHGEPANVGSNKEKDSDILTNQPSKLDEEECRLLSDYNNSFVEEANLVRETSYENTENMQSIDKQNSVVFLNELSDCGFLQYPVSNVSPAELVYVPPGDQLDVVCGAEADGMHAEMPRQICVHVEKNALEPEDEK, from the exons ATGGTTGAGCCCCCGCCAATGCTATTTACCAGAGAATTTGAGGATTTGCATGATGATGGTTTCGAGGGATCTCTGGATGAGCAAAGAATTTTTGCCGAGATTTTCTTCGGAAGTGAGGGTAGTAGAAAGAAAGGATGTATTGTTCCCAAAGCTACTATTGTGGATTGTGACTATATTAAGCAAACAGACATGTCTCTTTGCTCAAACAGTGGCAAGTCATCATTAACAAGTGAAGATGATTATGCAAAAGAGGATGTTGCGGTAAAGCACCCATTAGAAATAGACCGCACATCATCATTGAAAAACATCCATGAGGTGAAATTATCAGTTGGAGATATACCATCTGCGAGACCTGATTTAGGGGATGCCTTTATTGGGTCAACTCCATCAGGAGTTATTTCTGGAATGTGTGAAGAAAATTCTGATTCTGCTTGTCACCTTTTAACATATCGTGTAGTTGAATCATCGGGCCAAGGCGTTACGTCTAGTAGCTATCAGCTAAAGCCACTTGTCTCTCTGGACAAAGTATGTGAAATTGGTAGGGATAGCTCTAAGAATAAAGTATCTAGCTTAGATCAAAATGACCAGAAGGAAGTAGGAAATAAAGCTGTTACTTCTCCTGTTTCTCAAGAGAGCTATGCAAGCAAGCTTATGGTTATTGATCCACCTGTCTCTGTTGCAAACAAGTTGGGAACTCATCGACCAGCTAAGCCTAAATGGAAGGATTCCTGCTTTCTGAAACTGGACGAAGATGAACTAGCAATGCCAAaggatataaaaaatgatccTCGCCCTCTTCTTCGGTATCACATCAATCGCTTACTTCGAGCAGCTGGATGGGTGATTGGAAGGCGTAAAAGAAACAGTAAATATAATGGGATTGGGGAATATGTTTATAAGTCCCCAGGAGGAAGACCAATTCGTGAATTTCATAGGGCTTGGTGTATGTGTGGTGAAAGTTTGTTGACTGATGCCTCTTACTTTGTGCAGACAAGTGACTGTATGCAGTGGGCTGACATGACTGAGTTGTGGACTGACTTATCTCGTACAATTAAAGAGATTGAAGATAAACTGGATCTTTTAGACTCTACTTCTGCTATGTCTCATTTGTGGTGCCTCCTGGATCCTTTTGCAAATGTAGTTTTCATTGAAAAGACAATTCGCTTACTGAAAGAAGGAATTGCAGtaaaagcaaagaaaagtTCAGTGTTTCCATCAGATGCCGGGTCTGCTGCGAAATATCAGAAAATCTCCAGCTCAGAAAGAAGCCTTCTTAATTCAAGTTCTGTGCAAGATTGGGAATATGGTGGCACTAATCAGATTGATGTTCGTCTGTTTGATGTTCCGATCAGTTCTGGAGCACCTCAGTTGCTTGGAGGAGTTGAGACTGCTTTCCCCCACCAAGATTGCAGTACAAGTTCCCAAAGTTTTGACCGAGATAAAAATGAGGGAAGTGGTTTTTTTAGCTATACTAGGAAGGCTCATAAAAAATCTCGAAAGATATCTGAAATGAGATTGGCTGGAAATCATTTTGGTGAAACAGCCAATTGCCTTAGAGGTGAAATAAGTAGTGCTAGATGTGGATCTAAGAAGTCAAAGTCATGTGGCCTTAATGATGATGATCTCTTAATTTCTGCCATTATAAAGACGAAAACATGCAAAACCACCAAGAAATGGTCTACCCGCAAGTCCAAACCTCTGAGGAAACGCAAGAATCCCAAAGGCAGCTGCAGGTTGCTTCCAAGGAGCCTTAAGAAGGGTGCAAAGCATATCATGGAAGGAAAGTGGTCTGCCTTTGGATCAAGAACAGTGTTATCATGGTTAATTCACTCTGGTGTTGTCTCTGTAAATGAAGTAATACAGTACCGGAATCTAAAAGATGATGCTGTGATAAAAGATGGTTTAGTTACCAGGGATGGAATATTATGCAAGTGCTGCAACAAGGTGCTTTCCATCTCTGAGTTCAAGAATCATGCTGGTTTCAGGTCAAATCGTCCTTGCGTGAATCTTTTCATGGAGTCTGGTAAGCCATTCACCTTATGCCAGCTTGAGGCATGGTCAGCTGAATACAAGGCAAGAAAAGTAGTCCCTCAAACTGATCAAGTTGATGAGATTGATCAAAATGATGACAGTTGTGGACGCTGTGGTGATGTTGGTGAATTGATATGTTGTGATAACTGTCCATCTGCATTTCATCAGACATGCTTGTTTGAACAG GAACTGCCTGAAGGAAACTGGTATTGTCCACAATGCCGTTGCCAAATTTGCGGGGATGCAGTCAATGATAAAGAAACTTCACAATTGCATGGGGCTCTGAAATGCTCTCAGTGCGagcataaat ATCATGAAACATGCATGCACCAGAAGGGTATGAAAGTTTGGTTCGCCTCCGATACCTGGTTTTGTGAAGATAGCTGTCACAAG GTTTACGCAGGTTTACAGTCTCGCATCGGATTGAAAAATCTTCTCTCAGATGGCTTCTCTTGGACTCTTCTGCAGTGCATTCCTGGTGATCAGAAGGTTCATTCTGCTCCTCGTGTTGTTGCTTTGAGGGCAGAATGCAACTCAAAATTAGCTGTTGCGATCACGATAATGGAGGAATGTTTTCTTCCAATGGTTGATATAAAAACTGGCATAGACATGATACCTCAAGTAATATACAACTGGGG ATCACAATTTGCACGTCTGAACTATAATGGCTTTTATACTGTGATTTTGGAGAAAGATGATGTTGTCCTGTCTGTAGCATCCATCAG AATCCATGGGGTCACAGTTGCAGAGTTGCCTCTAGTTGCAACTTGCAGCAAGAACCGTCGCCAGGGAATGTGCCGCCGCCTTATCAATTCTATCGAAGAG ATGCTAAAATCTTTGAAAGTTGAGAAACTCGTTATATCAGCAATTCCCACTTTAGTGGAGACATGGACAGATGGGTTTGGCTTCCAACCCTTGGAAGAGGATGAGAAGCGAAGCCTTAGTAAAATTAACCTAATGGTGTTTCCTGGAGCAGTATGGCTGAAGAAGCCATTGTATGAAAACCATACCGTGCAGGAAATAAGTG AAATGGGAGCTTATGAAAGAGGTCCAACCACAGAACATGCACAACTTTCTGATGATTACTTGCGTGTACAAGAAAACAATGTCGAGGAAGGAATACATGATGGTTACCTGACGAACCCACAATATTGCTGTGAAGGAAATATCATTGGGATTCCGCAAAATCATCCCCCTAAGCTCTCACTTGATGAACAAGATCCACCACCACCCAACTCTAATCCCTCTATCAAAGAAACCAGTACCATAACACCAAACACACATGGTGAACCAGCAAATGTGGGATCTAACAAGGAGAAAGACTCCGACATCTTGACAAATCAGCCATCCAAACTGGATGAAGAGGAATGTCGACTACTATCAGATTATAACAACTCATTTGTCGAAGAAGCAAATCTTGTCAGAGAGACAAGCTATGAGAACACAGAGAACATGCAATCTATAGATAAGCAAAACTCAGTCGTTTTCCTTAATGAATTATCAGATTGTGGCTTTTTGCAGTATCCAGTGTCAAACGTTTCGCCTGCGGAACTGGTTTACGTTCCACCAGGTGACCAACTTGATGTAGTTTGTGGTGCAGAGGCCGATGGGATGCATGCGGAAATGCCGAGGCAAATATGTGTACATGTAGAGAAAAATGCATTAGAACCTGAGgatgaaaagtga